The Penaeus chinensis breed Huanghai No. 1 chromosome 16, ASM1920278v2, whole genome shotgun sequence genome window below encodes:
- the LOC125033399 gene encoding nuclear mitotic apparatus protein 1-like isoform X1 produces MEEITAEQVTLKCVNSLELLPETISSITRLADGKFFAHLINILKNLDIQNSDLVSNIPVLETILKEHFAGPDLVNFEDVAGGNNLELTKLTLLLMYIMIFMDAKLRSKLISSPVMDQSTQVKFKYLIESIQRRGSGMSSKFLNILCTERLDGKVSARCQTPVANSGPWGSPNVYSSSPKAAPTSPLRDLVQSPPFRMQKLLNAKTKEVKQLQQQIHGLENEKQEAEVNTVLLHKKLSKMSSDLEKCQSEVREQKQYRDELETKLMAGEDLVQQQMHRLAKESELLRTENASLQDTVNKLLESNDELSTKKESLHRRYTLVTAERDRLEEEISTLSRAGLENQSIIESQSTLLVDLKSQLEELQQCLLENNRPANRTIEESFEGGSPMNFYDAPSPANGSGSGSNVSGENMAEAIVDKILGETQEQLAKLQTQYAALKEKLGETTYSRDQLLAQVEALTGENDAINVELGQVKGNYSQLMVQHAGLQEQNMVTSSQLQESQSKFLQVETEKVGLHRELQESQVSVLTLKEQLNQKMKELAGRCSELEEVESKLKLASQELECTSASLKTVTEAKCTLQEEFNRTVSRLNEDFQMQKVNLTEEYEKKVEELNNNLSIIMVEWETLSKEKTLLKQELHNKEESHITEKNLLEQKVSEMEGEILALVNAVGAKESELTEQLANFTKQMDSINAEKVVHEGKVAEVCAQINEMETQHAATLDILKTEAEKQQNEFDSTLSELQDKMKALHSEKVQICNERDEQVAAVKSLTVEVQSKQEAVFSVEKEKQEMCEMFEQEKTAMSSIIRAQEEALDTLKQQIETTLKEHKSEKAGLEERIQEKELAFATVREELEKTILTLKNEKAKLEQDILEKSTAITDHQKQFEEFVKHANEEKALLLQKIQENETAFSAAKQEMEMAATSLIREKDVELQNKERALMDLQQEKELNFMLISEEKTRMVEIIQAKEEALVSLQKQVQEVKLSTNSIIQEKEGNISSLQKELEVAAEAFGQEKAALCELVKAKEEEVLSLQVQVKEIKDKMNWTIQSKEEVILSLQQEMQHNLDTFEKEKITMQGEINAKQEALTLAKQQMEEEKVCSSRIVGEKEEALTSKQQELQSNIESFEQERVALQAEIKAKEEALALTSQQLQEEKMSMAKIIEEKEESLKSKQEEMQEAVGRYNKDKMSLDEDLKTKEEVISSLQKKLQDEASAHSEMSRMKEEALFSLEQKMQEDSGAFDNEKAAMVQELQSKERMLNLLEEQNRKTQGILESEMTAHMQALQEKEACISHLREDMEKAEEEHQLHIQKMQSDLTDASAASDTQQKTNDELLREIGALKNEITTKEALFKQNLTEKQEETVTEIMILKESLSEKNSALEKVHKEIEEQQHKHSLEIEGLQTALNENAVMITSLREEKSEIERKMFEELSSVQLVLDTIRKEKEEEQQNNENQISSLNRMLEEKSQVLKAVEEKLVLSQSQHETMKSDLEKNLYEIKENESAKTVAMMSELAGKSEEVLSLKHELDQIQEEKRLLLENIQQKEDAYSSLKNEADQAMLTLKNDMEQEIKDKDELLTVLREEKEILAKELSQEKVSLTEMIDEKERIVSTLQQHTQGSTEVQEKLTSEVKQLEDGLQEKNKALGELQAQIDEEQQKHQFEVSTLKETVCEITKKMESSTEMQEKLTSEVKQLEDGLQEKNKALGELQAHINEEQQKHQSEVSILKETVCEITKKMESSMEMQEKLTSEVKQLEDGLQEKNKALGGLQAQIDEEQQKHQFEVSTLKETVCEITKKMESSTEMQEKLTSEVKQLEDGLLEKNKALGELQAQIDEEEQKHQSEVSTLKGTVCEITKKMESSMEMQEKLTSEVKQLEDGLQEKNKALGELQAHINEEQQKHQSEVSILKETVCEITKKMESSTEVQEKLTSEVKQLEDGLQEKNKALGELQAQIDEEEQKHQSEVSILKETVCEITKKMESSTEMQEKLTLEVKQLEDGLIEKNKALGELQAQIEEEQLKHQSEVCSLKETVCEITKKMESLEKEKLAVKQSVTEELGSLKMSLDTLKKEKEEQEQNYKEHVASLNTMLSEKSVLLRTLQQELEQTSSTYELLKGKMEKEILELKEKESLRVAELKSQSDENSKRMLVMKQEMELVRSASEEQKNKEKEEIALREKVTRDAAVSELEIKIKTLEDEKKAKAKEREEFEEQMMTRLALLEKEVKTKESTLHLQTQEIEKAKQKVEEHKAHALSLEAKLIDREQEVTAAKEEVMRIERESNRSTKSLSEELQAVKDNSRAERQSVVQKMKSSYKTEVEKLMVQIEVQEKVLKEKQILHHKYEQAKKKLSEVMTELNENKKSEEYYQKQMTKYKDHVNKLNESLQNERKKQTDLVERIHELEEQKLPIKEKLHESELTIKRLGNENRTLEAQVKLADSKMRTMQKQWERESFGFPSTLRKAALSETQLSEIKMPRPSSSSTEEESFNDSELALIRKSSKNRSKEMTRAVSSDVVFRKPTRQNTALEKQPKSSVDIANLAVAATGKKKITPSLEKIMSDKSLGHSVPRDMLFNCEDEEELFSNKYLIDMQVGRCSTLDDPHWKRLSELQRRNSLYPPHMRSAYPAEMQFRPLQDFDDDKLRAGNAVEDRQLLNLTQATENLGLDSPAFNLRKRKSLSDSTHSETSLESSGGKRSKRLSTSYSRPGPPTPGRKSMSRADKENRAENTSTLSVGSRGGKMSPKPTYAEGSPVSTRSRRRTNVRSTLSPGSSSTTSARTPGARSNHSGRSPANVSVLSKKGVTPRGKRGLTPSSLRKILSKGKSQWRKLEDEAETPRGLGDSTGSNGSSKLRIFRRPFGSRNYNVLSASLRSQENPLDLNDSLTVSTGRSGLTVDCKSRGKK; encoded by the exons aAAAAATCTAGATATCCAGAACAGTGACCTAGTCAGTAATATCCCCGTACTTGAGACTATTTTAAAAG agCATTTTGCTGGACCTGACTTAGTCAACTTTGAAGATGTGGCTGGAGGTAACAACTTGGAGCTTACAAAGCTCACTCTTCTTCTCATGTACATTATGATATTTATGGATGCCAAATTGAGAAGCAAGCTTATCAGCTCCCCAGTAATGGATCAGTCCACACAAGTAAAG TTTAAATATCTCATCGAATCAATCCAGAGAAGAGGATCAGGGATGAGCTCAAAGTTCCTAAACATACTCTGTACAGAAAGACTCG ATGGCAAAGTGTCAGCACGTTGCCAGACTCCAGTTGCAAACAGTGGTCCGTGGGGCTCTCCAAACGTTTATTCCAGCTCCCCAAAGGCAGCACCAACATCACCGTTACGAGACTTAGTGCAG AGTCCACCATTTCGAATGCAAAAACTTTTAAATGCTAAAACAAAAGAAGTTAAGCAGTTGCAACAACAAATACATGGTttggaaaatgaaaaacaagaggCAGAGGTGAACACAGTCTTGTTGCACAAAAAGTTATCCAAGATGT CTAGTGACCTCGAAAAGTGTCAGTCTGAAGTGAGAGAACAGAAACAGTACCGAGATGAACTGGAAACAAAGCTGATGGCAGGCGAAGACCTTGTGCAGCAACAG ATGCATAGGTTAGCAAAAGAGTCTGAGCTTCTAAGAACAGAAAATGCATCATTGCAAGATACAGTTAATAAATTACTGGAGTCAAATGATGAGTTATCCACCAAG AAAGAATCCTTACACAGAAGATATACGCTTGTCACAGCAGAAAGAGATCGATTGGAGGAGGAGATTTCAACGCTTTCAAGAGCAGGACTGGAAAATCAAAGCATAATAGAATCCCAGTCAACTCTACTAGTAGATCTTAAA AGTCAACTTGAAGAACTACAACAATGTCTTTTGGAGAATAACAGACCAGCCAATCGTACCATTGAAGAGTCTTTTGAAGGGGGATCTCCAATGAATTTCTATGATGCCCCTTCCCCAGCAAATGGAA GTGGATCTGGAAGCAATGTGTCTGGAGAGAACATGGCTGAAGCAATTGTAGATAAGATCTTGGGTGAGACTCAGGAGCAATTAGCCAAACTTCAGACTCAGTATGCTGCTCTGAAAGAAAAATTAGGAGAAACCACTTACAGTAGAGACCAACTCCTTGCCCAG GTTGAAGCTCTCACAGGTGAAAATGATGCCATAAATGTTGAACTTGGGCAAGTTAAGGGGAATTATTCTCAGTTGATGGTTCAGCATGCAGGGCTTCAAGAGCAAAATATGGTAACATCTTCTCAACTACAGGAAAGCCAATCCAAATTCTTGCAAGTAGAGACTGAGAAAGTTGGCTTACAT AGAGAACTTCAAGAATCACAGGTCTCTGTCCTGACCCTGAAGGAACAACTAAACCAGAAAATGAAGGAATTGGCTGGACGCTGTTCAGAATTGGAAGAAGTTGAAAGTAAGCTGAAACTGGCCAGCCAGGAACTGGAATGCACGTCAGCAAGTCTGAAGACGGTAACGGAAGCCAAGTGTACTTTGCAAGAAGAATTTAACAGGACTGTATCAAGACTGAATGAGGATTTCCAAATGCAAAAAGTTAACCTGAcagaagaatatgaaaagaag gttGAAGAACTGAATAACAACCTGTCAATTATCATGGTTGAATGGGAAACTCTTTCAAAGGAGAAAACTTTGTTAAAACAAGAACTTCATAACAAAGAAGAAAGCCATATAACTGAAAAGAATCTGCTTGAGCAAAAGGTTtctgagatggagggagagattttAGCTTTGGTGAATGCCGTGGGTGCAAAGGAAAGTGAGCTAACGGAACAGCTGGCTAACTTCACTAAGCAG ATGGACTCCATAAATGCTGAAAAAGTGGTGCATGAAGGAAAGGTGGCAGAAGTTTGTGcacaaataaatgaaatggaaacACAGCATGCAGCAACGTTGGATATCCTaaaaacagaagcagagaaacaGCAAAATGAATTTGACAGCACTCTCTCTGAATTACAGGATAAG ATGAAAGCACTCCACTCAGAGAAGGTGCAGATTTGCAATGAAAGAGATGAGCAGGTAGCAGCAGTCAAGTCACTTACTGTGGAGGTTCAGTCAAAGCAAGAAGCTGTCTTTTcagtagaaaaagaaaagcaagaaatgtGTGAAATGTTTGAACAAGAAAAGACAGCCATGTCTTCCATAATCAGAGCTCAAGAAGAAGCCCTTGATACCTTGAAGCAGCAAATAGAAACAACATTAAAGGAACACAAAAGTGAGAAGGCAGGGCTAGAGGAAAGAATTCAAGAAAAAGAACTTGCTTTTGCCACTGTCAGAGAGGAGCTAGAGAAAACAATATTGACACTCAAAAATGAAAAGGCAAAGCTTGAGCAGGATATTCTAGAGAAAAGTACTGCTATCACAGATCACCAAAAGCAATTTGAAGAGTTTGTGAAACATGCAAATGAGGAGAAAGCTTTACTACTTCAAAAGATTCAGGAAAATGAAACTGCCTTCTCAGCAGCCAAACAAGAAATGGAGATGGCTGCCACATCCTTaatcagagagaaagatgtggagctacaaaataaagagagagctcTCATGGATTTACAGCAAGAAAAGGAACTCAACTTTATGCTTATTTCTGAAGAAAAAACAAGGATGGTTGAAATTATCCAAGCAAAAGAAGAAGCTCTTGTTTCCTTGCAGAAACAAGTACAGGAAGTGAAGTTGTCTACAAACAGTATAATTCAAGAGAAGGAGGGCAATATTAGTTCACTTCAAAAGGAACTTGAAGTGGCTGCTGAAGCCTTTGGCCAAGAAAAGGCAGCTTTATGTGAATTAGTcaaggcaaaggaagaggaggtttTATCATTGCAAGTCCAGGTTAAAGAAATAAAGGATAAGATGAATTGGACAATTCAGTCAAAAGAAGAAGTTATATTGTCGCTGCAGCAGGAAATGCAACACAACCTTGATACctttgaaaaggaaaaaattacTATGCAGGGTGAGATTAATGCTAAACAAGAGGCATTAACATTGGCTAAACagcagatggaggaggagaaagtgtgcAGCAGTAGAATtgttggggaaaaggaggaagcttTAACATCAAAACAGCAGGAATTACAGTCTAATATTGAGTCCTTTGAACAAGAGAGAGTGGCTTTGCAAGCAGAAATTAAAGCTAAGGAAGAGGCTTTAGCACTGACTAGTCAACAGTTACAAGAGGAAAAGATGTCCATGGCCAAAATaattgaagaaaaggaagaatctcTCAAATCTAAACAAGAAGAAATGCAAGAGGCAGTAGGAAGGTACAACAAAGATAAAATGTCCTTAGATGAAGACctgaagacaaaggaagaagttATTTCATCACTGCAAAAGAAATTGCAAGATGAAGCTTCAGCCCACAGTGAAATGTCACGCATGAAGGAAGAAGCGCTGTTTTCTTTGGAGCAGAAAATGCAAGAAGATTCAGGTGCCTTTGACAACGAAAAGGCAGCCATGGTTCAAGAACTGCAGAGTAAAGAAAGAATGCTGAATCTACTTGAAGAGCAGAATAGAAAGACTCAAGGAATATTGGAAAGTGAGATGACTGCTCACATGCAAGCTCTTCAAGAAAAGGAAGCTTGTATAAGCCACCTTAGGGAGGATATggaaaaggcagaagaggaaCACCAGTTGCATATACAAAAAATGCAGAGTGACCTCacagatgcttctgctgcaagtgACACCCAACAGAAAACAAATGATGAGCTGCTAAGAGAAATTGGTGCACTGAAAAATGAGATCACCACAAAAGAAGCTTTGTTCAAGCAAAATTTaacagaaaaacaggaagagacaGTGACTGAGATAATGATTCTAAAAGAAAGTCTTAGTGAAAAGAACAGTGCTTTAGAAAAGGTTCATAAGGAAATTGaggaacaacaacataaacacagTTTAGAGATTGAGGGATTGCAAACGGCACTTAATGAAaatgcagtaatgataacatctCTCAGAGAAGAGAAAtcagaaatagagaggaaaatgtTTGAAGAGTTGAGTTCTGTCCAGCTTGTATTGGATACAatcaggaaggagaaggaggaagaacagcaaaATAACGAGAACCAAATTTCCTCTCTCAACAGAATGTTAGAAGAGAAGTCTCAAGTTCTAAAGGCTGTGGAAGAAAAACTTGTGCTTTCTCAGTCCCAACATGAAACCATGAAGAGTGATCTTGAGAAGAATCTATATGAGATCAAGGAAAATGAGAGTGCTAAGACTGTGGCCATGATGTCAGAGTTGGCAGGAAAATCAGAAGAAGTCTTATCTCTTAAGCATGAATTAGACCAAATTCAAGAAGAGAAGAGGTTATTATTGGAGAATATCCAGCAGAAAGAAGATGCTTATTCTTCGTTAAAGAACGAAGCAGATCAAGCAATGTTGACTCTGAAGAACGATATGGAACAGGAGATTAAGGACAAGGATGAACTATTAACAGTActacgagaagagaaagaaattctGGCTAAAGAGCTTTCCCAAGAAAAAGTGTCTTTGACTGAAATGATCGATGAGAAAGAAAGGATTGTGTCTACACTACAACAGCATACACAAGGTTCTACTGAAGTGCAAGAGAAATTGACATCAGAGGTTAAGCAATTGGAAGATGGTCTCCAAGAAAAGAATAAGGCCCTAGGTGAATTACAAGCACAGATAGATGAGGAGCAACAAAAACACCAGTTTGAAGTCTCCACTCTCAAGGAAACTGTATGTGAAATAACGAAGAAAATGGAGTCTTCTACTGAAATGCAAGAGAAATTGACATCAGAGGTTAAGCAATTGGAAGATGGTCTCCAAGAAAAGAATAAGGCTCTAGGTGAATTACAAGCACATATAAATGAGGAGCAACAAAAACATCAGTCTGAAGTCTCCATTCTCAAGGAAACTGTAtgtgaaataacgaaaaaaatggaGTCCTCTATGGAAATGCAAGAGAAATTGACATCAGAGGTTAAGCAATTGGAAGATGGTCTCCAAGAAAAGAATAAGGCCCTAGGTGGATTACAAGCACAGATAGATGAGGAGCAACAAAAACATCAGTTTGAAGTCTCCACTCTCAAGGAAACTGTATGTGAAATAACGAAGAAAATGGAGTCTTCTACTGAAATGCAAGAGAAATTGACATCAGAGGTTAAACAATTGGAAGATGGTCTCCTAGAAAAGAATAAGGCCCTAGGTGAATTACAAGCACAGATAGATGAGGAGGAACAAAAACATCAGTCTGAAGTCTCCACTCTCAAGGGAACTGTatgtgaaataacaaaaaaaatggagTCCTCTATGGAAATGCAAGAGAAATTGACATCAGAGGTTAAGCAATTGGAAGATGGTCTCCAAGAAAAGAATAAGGCTCTAGGTGAATTACAAGCACATATAAATGAGGAGCAACAAAAACATCAGTCTGAAGTCTCCATTCTCAAGGAAACTGTATGTGAAATAACGAAGAAAATGGAGTCTTCTACTGAAGTGCAAGAGAAATTGACATCAGAGGTTAAGCAATTGGAAGATGGTCTCCAAGAAAAGAATAAGGCCCTAGGTGAATTACAAGCACAGATAGATGAGGAGGAGCAAAAACATCAGTCTGAAGTCTCCATTCTCAAGGAAACTGTATGTGAAATAACGAAGAAAATGGAGTCTTCTACTGAAATGCAAGAGAAATTGACATTGGAGGTTAAGCAATTGGAAGATGGTCTTATAGAAAAGAATAAGGCCCTAGGTGAATTACAAGCACAGATAGAAGAGGAGCAACTAAAACATCAATCGGAAGTCTGTAGTCTCAAGGAAACTGTTtgtgaaataacgaaaaaaatggagtcccttgaaaaagaaaaattagcTGTGAAGCAGAGTGTTACAGAAGAGTTGGGGTCACTGAAGATGAGCCTAGATACCcttaagaaggaaaaagaggaacaagaacaGAATTACAAAGAACATGTAGCATCACTAAATACAATGCTCTCAGAAAAATCTGTTCTTCTCAGAACTCTTCAGCAAGAATTGGAACAGACTAGCTCAACTTATGAGTTGCTAAAGggcaagatggagaaggaaatcttagaactgaaagaaaaggaaagcttgAGAGTTGCCGAACTGAAGTCACAGTCTGATGAGAATTCCAAGAGGATGCTAGTCATGAAGCAGGAGATGGAACTTGTCCGTTCAGCTAGTGAAGAgcaaaagaataaggagaaagaagaaattgcATTACGTGAGAAGGTTACCAGGGATGCTGCTGTCTCTGAATTAGAAATTAAG ATTAAAACCTTGGAGgatgaaaagaaagcaaaggCCAAAGAACGAGAAGAGTTTGAAGAGCAGATGATGACAAGACTTGCCTTGCTTGAGAAGGAAGTGAAGACCAAAGAATCCACTCTCCACTTACAAACCCAGGAG ATTGAGAAAGCCAAACAAAAAGTGGAGGAACACAAAGCCCATGCTTTATCTTTGGAAGCAAAGTTGATTGACAGAGAACAAGAAGTCACTGCAGCAAAG gAGGAGGTTATGAGAATTGAACGTGAAAGTAACAGGTCAACTAAGAGCTTATCAGAAGAACTACAGGCTGTCAAGGATAATTCTCGGGCAGAGAGACAATCAGTTGTTCAGAAAATG AAATCTTCATACAAGACTGAGGTTGAAAAGCTCATGGTACAAATTGAGGTGCAAGAGAAGGTGTTGAAAGAGAAGCAGATCTTACACCATAAGTATGAACAAGCAAAGAAGAAGCTGTCAGAGGTCATGACAGAgctcaatgaaaacaaaaagtcaGAAGAATACTATCAGAAACAG ATGACAAAGTACAAGGATCATGTCAACAAACTCAATGAGAGTCTtcagaatgagaggaagaaacagacagatctTGTCGAGAGAATACACGAACTGGAAGAGCAGAAGTTACCAATAAAAGAGAAGCTGCATGAGTCTGAGTTGACAATAAAGCGACTTGGCAATGAAAACAGAACTCTTGAGGCCCAAGTAAAACTTGCAGACTCCAAAATGAGAACGATGCAGaaacagtgggagagagagagctttggg TTTCCTAGCACATTGAGAAAGGCAGCTTTGTCTGAGACTCAGCTCAGTGAAATTAAGATGCCACGACCTTCATCATCTTCCACTGAAGAGGAAAGCTTCAATGATTCAGAGCTTGCACTTATACGAAAATCATCGAAAAATCGTTCAAAAGAAATGACTAGGGCTGTCTCATCAGATGTG GTATTCAGGAAACCTACTCGCCAAAACACAGCGCTTGAGAAACAGCCCAAGAGTAGTGTAGATATTGCCAACCTAGCTGTGGCTgcaacaggaaagaaaaagatcaCTCCATCGCTTGAGAAAATAATGTCAGACAAGTCCTTGGGGCATTCGGTACCAAGGGACATGCTCTTCAACTGCGAGGATGAAGAAGAACTTTTCAGCAACAAATATCTTATTGATATGCAG GTTGGTCGGTGCAGCACTCTTGATGACCCCCACTGGAAAAGATTATCTGAACTTCAGAGGAGAAATTCCCTTTATCCGCCCCATATGCGGTCTGCTTATCCTGCTGAAATGCAGTTCAGACCACTTCAGGACTTTGATGATGACAAATTAAGG GCTGGCAATGCTGTAGAAGATAGACAGCTGTTGAACCTGACACAGGCTACTGAGAACCTAGGTCTTGATTCTCCGGCCTTCAACCTCCGAAAACGGAAGTCTTTGTCAGATTCTACACACTCAGAAACATCTTTAGAATCTTCTGGGGGAAAGCGTTCTAAAAGATTATCT ACATCTTACTCAAGACCAGGACCACCAACTCCTGGCAGAAAGAGTATGAGTCGAGCGGACAAAGAAAATCGAGCTGAGAACACTTCCACTCTCTCTGTAGGAAGTCGGGGGGGCAAG ATGAGCCCCAAGCCCACCTATGCAGAAGGTTCTCCTGTATCCACACGATCCAGAAGAAGGACTAATGTCCGCTCCACTCTGTCACCTGGCTCCAGTTCCACTACATCTGCCCGAACCCCAGGTGCCAGGTCCAACCATTCAGGGAGGTCTCCAGCCAATGTCTCTGTCCTAAGTAAAAAGGGCGTGACcccaagagggaagagaggtttgACGCCCTCATCACTACGTAAAATCCTCTCCAAGGGGAAGTCACAATGGAGGAAATTGGAAGATGAGGCAGAG ACACCCAGGGGACTTGGGGACAGCACAGGATCAAATGGCAGCTCAAAGTTAAGGATTTTCCGTAGACCCTTCGGTTCCAGAAATTACAATGTTCTCTCTGCATCCCTaag